The sequence below is a genomic window from Streptomyces sudanensis.
TCGACATGGACGGCGACGCGGTCAGGGCGAAGAACGGCTCGATGGTCGCGTACGAGGGCGAGATGTCCTTCAAGAGGACGAGCGGCGGCGGCGAGGGCCTGCGCGGCATGGTCACCCGGCGGCTCACCGGCGAGCAGATGGAGGTCATGGAGGTGACCGGGCGGGGCACCTGCTACTTCGCGGACCGGGCCTCCGACGTCACCGTGCTGGAGCTGCACGGCGACCGGCTGTGCGTCGAGGCGGGCAACCTGCTGTGCACCGAGGGCGCCCTGCGCACCGGGACGACGTTCACCGGGCTGCGCGGCGGCGCCTCCGGCACGGGGCTGTTCACCACGACGGTCGAGGGCTCCGGCCGGGTGGCGGTCGTGTCGGACGGGCCGGCCGTGGTGCTGCGCGTGACGCCGCGGCACCCGCTGACGGTGGACCCCGGGGCGTACGTGGCGCACCGGGGGGACCTCCGGCAGGACCTCCGGTCCGGCGCCACGTTCCGCACGTTCCTCGGCGAGGGCGGCGGCGAGGCGTTCCAGATCCGGTTCGAGGGCGAGGGGCTGGTGTACGTGCAGCCGAGCGAGCGCACCACCGTGGGAGGCGACGTCTGATGCCGTTCCGGGAGGTCAACTCCAAGATGGTCGAGGCCGTGGTCGCCCCGGGGCAGCGGGTGTTCAGCCAGCGCGGGGCGATGCTCGCGTACCGGGGGGAGGTCGTTTTCACGCCGAACTCGGCCGGCGGCCGGGGCGGCGTGACGGCGATGCTGGGCCGGCGCGCGGCGGGCGAGGCGGTGCCGCTGATGACGGCCGAGGGGGACGGCACGGTGCTGTTCGGGCACGGCGGCCACCATGTGCAGGTGATCACGCTCTCCGGGGACACGCTGTACGTCGAGGCGGACCGGCTGCTGGCCTTCGACGGGACCCTGGAGCAGGGGACGATGTTCATGGGGGCGCAGGGAGGGGTGATGGGCGTGGTGCGCGGCCAGGTGACGGGCCAGGGCCTGTTCACCACGACCCTGCGGGGGCACGGCTCGGTCGCGGTGATGGCGCACGGCGGGGTGATCGAGCTGCCGATCGCGCCGGGGCGGCCGGTCCACGTGGACCCGCAGGCGTACGTCGCGCACCACGGCGACGTGCGGAACAGGCTGTCCGCCGCGCTGGGCTGGCGCGATGTGGTGGGGCGCGGCTCGGGCGAGGCGTTCCGGCTGGAGCTGAGCGGCAGCGGTGCGGTGTACGTCCAGGCGTCGGAGGAGAAGCTGTGAGCACGTCCGGGGTGTTCGACCCGTCGACCCTGCCGAGCGGCGACAACGTCAACCCGTACGCCTTCTGCGTGGATCTCAAGGGGTCCCGGTGGTTCCTGCAGAAGGGCAAGATGATCGCGTACTACGGGGAGATCGCCTTCGAGGGCGTCGGGCACGGCGCGCTGGACCGGCTGGTGCGGACGAGCTTCCACTCTCCGCTGCACGCCGGGGACTGGGTGGTCGCGGAGGGCAGCGGGAAGATGCTGCTCGCGGACCGGGCGTTCGACGTGAACTCGTACGACCTGGACGAGGGCAACCTGACGATCCGGGCCGGGAACCTGCTGGCGTTCGAGCCGTCGCTGTCGCTGAAGCAGTCGATCGTGCCGGGCTTTCTGACGCTGCTCGGGACGGGCAGGTTCGTGGCGGCGTCCAACGGGCCGGTGGTGTTCATGGAGCCGCCGATCCGGGTGGACCCGCAGGCGCTGGTGGGCTGGGCGGACTGCCCGTCGCCGTGCCACCACTACGACCACGCGTACCTGAGCGGGGTGCTGGGCGGCCTGCGGGCGCTGACGGGGATCGGCGGGGCGTCGGGCGAGGAGCACCAGTTCGAGTTCGTCGGGGCGGGGACGGTGCTGCTCCAGTCGTCGGAGGCACTGGTGCCGGAGCGGGGCACCGGTACGGTGCCGGGCAGGCCGGGCGTCCCCGGGGNGGGGCCTCCGGGCCGGGGCAGGGTTTCGGCCAGGACCCCCGCGGGGCGGCACCGGGGCTTCCCGGCCAGCTGGGAGACCTCCGGCGCCGCTTCGGGCTGTGAGCGGTAGTCTGCGGACCGTGACGCTCTCGAACGTCTGCGCCCGTGCGGGGACTTCGGGGACGGGGGGGGTGGGAAAGCGGAACGGCGTCACCTTACTTCGTCCGATATTCAACCTCTTAGGTAGAGTCCATACATGGAGACCGAGGCGGCCACCCCGTGGCTCACCGACAGCGAGCAGTGCGCCTGGCGTACCTACCTGGACGTCAATCGACTCCTCACGCACCAGTTGGAGCGCGACCTCCAGCCGTTCGGCCTGACGTACAACGACTACGAGATCCTCGTGAACCTCTCGGAGGCCCCCGAACGGCGCATGCGGATGAGCGACCTCGCCTCCGCCACCCTCCAGTCCAAAAGCCGGCTCTCGCACCAGATCACCCGCATGGAGAACGCCGGGCTGGTCCGCCGCGAGAACTGCGAGTCGGACCGGCGCGGGCTGTACGCCGTCCTCACCGACCAGGGCATGGAGACCATGCGGAAGGTGGCGCCGCACCACGTGGAGTCGGTGCGCAGGCACTTCGTCGACCGGCTCTCCCCCGAGGCGCTGACCGGCCTCCACTCCTCCCTGCAGCCCGTCGCGGAGCACCTGCGCGGACTGCGCGGCAGGCCCTAGCGGGGCCGTGCGGCCCCGCNGGGCGCCCCCGGGCGGGCGCCGCGCCGGCGGTCCGGNNGGCACGCGGACGGCCCCGCCCCCCGGCCGGGGAGCGGGGCCGTCCACCACCGCCGCGTCAGCGGCCCGTGAGGCCCGCCACCAGTTCGTCGGCGGCCGCGTACGGATCGAGCTCGCCCGCCGTGATCCGCTCGGCGAGCGCTCCGAGGCGCCGGTCCCCGTGCAGGTCGCCGATCCGCTCGCGCAGCGCGGTGACCGCGATGGTCTCCACCTCGTGCGCGGCGCGGGCCCGGCGGCGCTCCGCGAGGACGCCGTGCTCCTCCATCCACGCGCGGTGCTTCTCCAGGGCCTCCACGACCTCGTCGACGCCCTCCCCGCGCGCGGCGACCGTCTTGACGATCGGCGGCCGCCAGTCGCCCGGCGCCCGGGCCTCGCCGAGGCCCAGCATGTGGTTGAGCTCGCGGGCCGTGGCGTCCGCGCCGTCCCGGTCCGCCTTGTTCACCACGTACACGTCGCCGATCTCCAGGATGCCGGCCTTCGCCGCCTGGATCCCGTCGCCCATGCCCGGCGCCAGCAGCACCACGGACGTGTCGGCCTGCGAGGCGATCTCCACCTCGGACTGGCCGACGCCGACCGTCTCCACCAGCACCACGTCGCAGCCGGCCGCGTCCAGCACCCGGATCGCCTGCGGCGCCGCCCAGGCGAGCCCGCCCAGGTGGCCGCGGGTGGCCATGGAGCGGATGTAGACGCCCGGGTCCGAGGCGTGGTCGGACATCCGCACCCGGTCGCCCAGCAGGGCGCCCCCGGAGAACGGCGACGACGGGTCCACCGCCAGGACGCCGACCCGCTTGCCGGCCCTGCGGTACGCGGAGACCAGTGCCGACGTCGACGTGGACTTGCCGACGCCCGGCGAGCCCGTCAGGCCCACCACGTACGCCCCGCCCGTCAGCGGGGCCAGCGCCGCCATCACCTCACGGAGCTGCGGGGACGCCCCCTCCACGAGCGAGATCAACCGGGCCACGGCCCGCGGCCGGCCCTCCCGTGCCTGGGCGACCAGTGCGGGGACGTCCACCATCACGTACAGAGCTCCTTACTTCGCCGAGGCGCCCGGGACACGGATGATCAGCGCGTCGCCCTGGCCGCCGCCGCCGCACAGGGCCGCCGCGCCGACGCCGCCGCCGCGCCGCCCGAGCTCCAGCGCCAGGTGCAGCACCACGCGGGCGCCGGACATGCCGATGGGGTGGCCCAGGGCGATCGCGCCACCGTTGACGTTCACCTTTTCGTGGGACACGCCCAGGTCCTTGAGCGACTGGACCAGGACGGCGCCGAACGCCTCGTTGATCTCGATCAGGTCCAGGTCCTCGACGCCGATGCCCTCCTTGTCCAGGGCGTGCCGGATCGCGTTGGACGGCTGGGAGTGCAGGCTGTTGTCCGGGCCGGCGACGTTGCCGTGGGCGCCGATCTCGGCGATCCACTCCAGGCCCAGCTCCTCGGCCTTGGCCTTGCTCATCACCACGACGGCCGCGGCGCCGTCGGAGATCGGCGAGGACGAGCCGGCCGTGATCGTGCCGTCCTTGTCGAACGCCGGGCGGAGCCTGGCGAGCGTCTCGACCGTCGTGTCCGGGCGGACACCCTCGTCGGCGGCGAAGACCACCGGGTCGCCCTTGCGCTGCGGGACCTCCACCGGGGTGATCTCGGCGTCGAACAGGCCGTTCTTCTGGGCGGCCGCCGCGCGCTGGTGCGACAGGGCGGCGACCTCGTCCTGCTCGGCGCGGCCGATGCCCAGGCGGGTGTTGTGCCGCTCGGTGGACGCGCCCATGGCGATCTGGTCGAACGGGTCGGTGAGGCCGTCGTGGGCCATCGCGTCGAGCATCTCGATCGCACCGTACTTGTAGCCCTCGCGGGACTTCGGGAGCAGGTGCGGCGCGTTGGTCATGGACTCCTGGCCGCCGGCGACGACGATGTCGAACTCGCCCGCGCGGATCAGCTGGTCGGCGAGCGCGATGGCGTCGAGGCCGGAGAGGCAGACCTTGTTGATCGTCAGCGCCGGGACGTTCATCGGGATGCCGGCCTTGACGGCGGCCTGCCGCGCGGGGATCTGCCCGGCACCCGCCTGGAGCACCTGCCCCATGATCACGTACTGCACCTGCTCGCCGCCGATGCCCGCCCGCTCCAGCGCGGCCTTGATGGCGAAGCCGCCGAGGTCGGCGGCGGAGAAGGACTTGAGCGAGCCCAACAGCTTGCCCATGGGCGTGCGGGCGCCCGCGACGATGACGGAGGTGGTACCGGTCGTTCCAGACATGAGGACGATCCCCTTCCAGCCCGGAGGGGCTGCGGAGTGAACGAGGGTTTACCGCCAATGTACTGAGCGGTACCACCCCGGGTCACCCGGCGGCCGATGTGACGGCGAGCACGTTGCGTAACCGGCCGGTAGGAAGCTGCACTGTTCGCATGCTCACGAGAATCGACCACATCGGGATCGCCTGCTTCAACCTGGACGAGACCGTCGAGTTCTACCGCTCGACGTACGGCTTCGAGGTCTTCCACACGGAGGTCAACGAGGAGCAGGGGGTCCGCGAGGCCATGCTCCGGATCAACGGCACCTCCGACGGCGGCGCCTCCTACATCCAGCTCCTGGAACCCGTCCGCGAGGACTCCACCGTCGCCAAGTGGCTGGCGAAGAACGGCGAGGGCGTGCACCACATCGCCTTCGGCACCGCCGACGTGGACGGCGACGCCGAGGCCGTCCGCGCCAAGGGCGTGCGGGTCCTCTACGACGAGCCCCGGCGCGGCTCCATGGGGTCCCGGATCACGTTCCTGCACCCCAAGGACTGCCACGGCGTGCTCACCGAACTGGTCACGTCGGCTGAGCCCTCCTCAGCCGAGCACTGAACCGACGCTTCCAGGCCCGGTAGAGTGGGCGGCGCCGGGCCGGGGCCGGGTCGGCGCCGCCCGCGGCGTCGTCGTCGGAAGCGTGGATCTGACACCATTCCCCGGGGGGCCGTTCGCCGGCGAGCGGTGCCCGTACGAAGAGAGTTCGCGACCAGGGGACGGATGGGACCGCGCAGTGCGGGGCTACGAACGCCAGGAGAGCCACCGGGCTGACGACGACCACCTTTCGCGGTTCGAGGCCGAGATGGACCGGCTGAAGACCGAGCGGGAGAAGGCCGTCCAGCACGCCGAGGACCTCGGTTACCAGGTCGAGGTCTTGCGCGCCAAGCTCCACGAGGCGCGGCGCGCCATCGCGTCCCGGCCCGCCTACGACAGCGCCGACGTCGGCTACCAGGCCGAGCAGATGCTGCGCAACGCCCAGGTGCAGGCCGAGCAGATGCGCTCCGACGCGGAGCGCGAGCTGCGCGAGGCCCGGGCCCAGACCCAGCGCATCCTCCAGGAGCACGCCGAGCACCAGGCCCGCCTCCAGGCGGAGTTGCACGAGGAGGCGGTGCAGCGGCGCCAGCAGCTCGACCAGGAACTCGCCGAGCGCCGCCGGACCGTCGAGGCGCACGTCAACGAGAACGTCGCCTGGGCGGAGCAGTTGCGCGCCCGTACCGAGGCCCAGGCGCGGCGCCTGATGGAGGAGTCCCGCGCCGAGGCCGAGCAGGCCCTGGCCGCCGCCCGCGCCGAGGCGGCCCGCGTCGCCGAGGAGGCCCGCCGGCGGCTGGCCGCCGAGTCGGAGGCCGCCCGCGCCGAGGCCGAGGCCCTCCTGCTGCGCGCCCGCAAGGACGCCGAGCGCCTCCTCGACGCCGCCGCCGCCCAGGCCCAGGAGGCCACCGGCCACGCCGAGCGGCTCCGCACGGCCACCGCCGCCGAGGCCGAGCAGGCCCGCCGGGAGGCCGCGGAACTCGGCCGGACCGCCGAGCAGCGGATGCAGGAGGCGGAGGAGCGGCTGCGGCTGGCCCGCGCCGAGGCCGACAAGGTCGTCGCCGCCGCCACCGAGGACGCCGCCAAGCGCGTCGCCGCCGCCGAGTCCGCCAACGAGCAGCGCACCCGTACCGCGAAGAACGAGATCGCCCGCCTGGTCGGCGAGGCCACCAAGGAGGCGGAGGCGCTGCGCGCCGACGCCGAGCAGGCACTCGCGGACGCCCGCGCCGAGGCCGAGAAGCTGGTCGCGCAGGCCGCCGAGAAGGCCCGTACGAAGGCCGCCGAGGACTCCGCCGCCCAGCTCGCCAACGCCGCCCGGGCCGCCGAGGAGATGCTCGGCAAGGCGTCCGAGGACGCCCAGGCGACCACCCGCAAGGCGGCCGAGGAGGCCGAGCGGATCCGCCGCGAGGCCGAGGCCGAGGCCGACCGGCTCGTCGGCGAGGCCGCCGACACGGCCGAGCAGCTCCGCGGCGCCGCGAAGGACGACACCAAGGAGTACCGCGCCAAGACGGCCGAGCTCCAGGAGGAGGCGCGGCGGCTGCGCGGGGAGGCCGAGCAGCTGCGGTCCGAGGCGGTCGCGGAGGGCGAGCGGATCCGCGCCGAGGCCCGGCGCGAGTCCGTCCAGCAGATCGAGGAGGCGGCCAGGACCGCCGAGGAGCTGCTGGTCAAGGCGAAGGCGGACGCGGACGAGCTGCGCACGGCGGCGACCGCCGAGAGCGAGCGGGTCCGCGCGGAGGCGGCCGAGCGGGCGGCCGCCCTGCGCGCCCAGGCCGAGGAGGTCCTGGAGCGCACCCGCGCGGAGACCGAGCGGCTGCGCGCGG
It includes:
- a CDS encoding AIM24 family protein — encoded protein: MPFREVNSKMVEAVVAPGQRVFSQRGAMLAYRGEVVFTPNSAGGRGGVTAMLGRRAAGEAVPLMTAEGDGTVLFGHGGHHVQVITLSGDTLYVEADRLLAFDGTLEQGTMFMGAQGGVMGVVRGQVTGQGLFTTTLRGHGSVAVMAHGGVIELPIAPGRPVHVDPQAYVAHHGDVRNRLSAALGWRDVVGRGSGEAFRLELSGSGAVYVQASEEKL
- the meaB gene encoding methylmalonyl Co-A mutase-associated GTPase MeaB, whose amino-acid sequence is MVDVPALVAQAREGRPRAVARLISLVEGASPQLREVMAALAPLTGGAYVVGLTGSPGVGKSTSTSALVSAYRRAGKRVGVLAVDPSSPFSGGALLGDRVRMSDHASDPGVYIRSMATRGHLGGLAWAAPQAIRVLDAAGCDVVLVETVGVGQSEVEIASQADTSVVLLAPGMGDGIQAAKAGILEIGDVYVVNKADRDGADATARELNHMLGLGEARAPGDWRPPIVKTVAARGEGVDEVVEALEKHRAWMEEHGVLAERRRARAAHEVETIAVTALRERIGDLHGDRRLGALAERITAGELDPYAAADELVAGLTGR
- a CDS encoding acetyl-CoA C-acetyltransferase, whose amino-acid sequence is MSGTTGTTSVIVAGARTPMGKLLGSLKSFSAADLGGFAIKAALERAGIGGEQVQYVIMGQVLQAGAGQIPARQAAVKAGIPMNVPALTINKVCLSGLDAIALADQLIRAGEFDIVVAGGQESMTNAPHLLPKSREGYKYGAIEMLDAMAHDGLTDPFDQIAMGASTERHNTRLGIGRAEQDEVAALSHQRAAAAQKNGLFDAEITPVEVPQRKGDPVVFAADEGVRPDTTVETLARLRPAFDKDGTITAGSSSPISDGAAAVVVMSKAKAEELGLEWIAEIGAHGNVAGPDNSLHSQPSNAIRHALDKEGIGVEDLDLIEINEAFGAVLVQSLKDLGVSHEKVNVNGGAIALGHPIGMSGARVVLHLALELGRRGGGVGAAALCGGGGQGDALIIRVPGASAK
- a CDS encoding AIM24 family protein, whose product is MSTSGVFDPSTLPSGDNVNPYAFCVDLKGSRWFLQKGKMIAYYGEIAFEGVGHGALDRLVRTSFHSPLHAGDWVVAEGSGKMLLADRAFDVNSYDLDEGNLTIRAGNLLAFEPSLSLKQSIVPGFLTLLGTGRFVAASNGPVVFMEPPIRVDPQALVGWADCPSPCHHYDHAYLSGVLGGLRALTGIGGASGEEHQFEFVGAGTVLLQSSEALVPERGTGTVPGRPGVPG
- a CDS encoding MarR family winged helix-turn-helix transcriptional regulator; protein product: METEAATPWLTDSEQCAWRTYLDVNRLLTHQLERDLQPFGLTYNDYEILVNLSEAPERRMRMSDLASATLQSKSRLSHQITRMENAGLVRRENCESDRRGLYAVLTDQGMETMRKVAPHHVESVRRHFVDRLSPEALTGLHSSLQPVAEHLRGLRGRP
- a CDS encoding AIM24 family protein, translated to MATFRLQGSKVLAVDMDGDAVRAKNGSMVAYEGEMSFKRTSGGGEGLRGMVTRRLTGEQMEVMEVTGRGTCYFADRASDVTVLELHGDRLCVEAGNLLCTEGALRTGTTFTGLRGGASGTGLFTTTVEGSGRVAVVSDGPAVVLRVTPRHPLTVDPGAYVAHRGDLRQDLRSGATFRTFLGEGGGEAFQIRFEGEGLVYVQPSERTTVGGDV
- the mce gene encoding methylmalonyl-CoA epimerase; the protein is MLTRIDHIGIACFNLDETVEFYRSTYGFEVFHTEVNEEQGVREAMLRINGTSDGGASYIQLLEPVREDSTVAKWLAKNGEGVHHIAFGTADVDGDAEAVRAKGVRVLYDEPRRGSMGSRITFLHPKDCHGVLTELVTSAEPSSAEH